A genomic region of Papaver somniferum cultivar HN1 chromosome 7, ASM357369v1, whole genome shotgun sequence contains the following coding sequences:
- the LOC113293630 gene encoding calcineurin subunit B-like, with protein sequence MGNTLSMLTQYDIEEVQQHCNNTFSQQEIVSLYQRFCQLDRSGRGFISSDEFLSIPEFAVNPLSQRLLKIINGLNFKEFVSFLSTFSSGSTQEHKIEFIFKIYDLNCNGKVTFNDIMNILRDLTGTYISEQQRQQVLTQLLKEAGYTEDSVFVLEDFVKILSSSGLKMEVEVPVD encoded by the coding sequence ATGGGAAATACTTTATCAATGTTAACACAATACGACATTGAAGAAGTTCAACAACACTGTAACAatacattttcacaacaagagatCGTTTCGTTATACCAAAGATTCTGTCAATTAGATCGAAGTGGTAGAGGATTCATTTCTTCTGATGAGTTCTTATCTATACCTGAATTTGCTGTTAATCCTCTTTCTCAGAGATTGTTAAAGATAATAAATGGTTTAAATTTTAAAGAATttgtatctttcttatcaacTTTTAGTTCTGGTTCTACTCAGGAACATAAAATTGAGTTCATTTTcaagatttatgatttgaattgtAATGGAAAAGTTACTTTCAATGATATAATGAATATATTGCGTGATTTGACTGGAACATACATCTCTGAGCAACAAAGACAGCAAGTTCTGACCCAGCTTCTCAAGGAAGCTGGCTATACAGAGGATTCTGTATTTGTTTTGGAGGATTTTGTGAAGATTCTTTCTAGCTCTGGCTTGAAAATGGAGGTTGAAGTTCCAGTTGATTAG